The DNA window GGCACCCGAGGAAGTGCTCGCCGTCGCATCCGAGGTCACCGGCACCGTGACCGACGACGGTCTCTCTCAGCTCCTGAGGAGCATTTCGGGTTAACATCGTCCAAAGCTCTGTGCCTGCACGTCGTTTCCGGTGCGCACGGGGCGTCGGGGCGTGCCGGTTCCACCGGTCTCCTCCCGCGTCGCTGCAGCCCGGTCCGCCCGGGTTGGAGCCAGCCCTGTTCCTGAGATGAGAGCGAGATCCATGACCCGCCACGCCGACGCGTCCAAAGCGCGCGCCGCCGTCCGTCACGGCAGGCTCCGCAAGTCGAACCCGTTCGCCACCGTCGCGAAGGTGATCGCCGCGACGGCCGCCGTCGTGGGTGTGAGCGGCATCGCGGTCGCCGGTGTGGCCGCGCTCGACCTCGCCAACAGCGTGAAGCCGGTCGCGCACCTCGACAACGAGACGCCCGGCGCTCCGCCGCCCAACATCGGCGCGATCGAGGGTGGCGTCAACCTCCTCCTCGTCGGCAGCGACTCGGGTGACGGCAACGAGGCGTACGGCGAACGCGACGAGAACCTCAACGACGTCACGATCCTCATGCACATCTCCGCCGACCACTCGAGCGCGACGGTCGTCAGCTTCCCGCGCGACATGTACGTGCCCATCGGCGACTGCGCGAACGGCGGCAACGGCCGCGACAAGATGAACACGGCCCTCATGTACGGCGGTGCCGACGGCGGGCTGGCCTGCGCCGTGTCCACCGTCGAGGGCATCACCGGCCTCTCCATCCCCTTCGCCGCGCAGATCGGCTTCGACGGCGTCATCTCGATGTCGAACGCCGTCGGCGGTGTCCCGGTGTGCGTCACCGAACCGCTGAACGACGCCTGGAGCGGCATCAACCTCGACGTCGGCACCCACGACCTCTCCGGCGCGTCCGCGCTCGCCTTCCTCCGCTCGCGCCATGGCGTCGGCGACGGCAGCGACCTGTCGCGCATCTCGAACCAGCAGGTCTTCCTGTCCTCGCTCGTCCGCACGCTGAAGAGCAGCGAGACGCTGTCCGACCCGATCAAGCTCTACTCGATCGCCCGGGCCGCGTTGAAGAACGTGACCCTGTCGAACAGCCTGAACAACATCGACACGATGGTGTCGATCGCAGCAGCGCTGAAGGACATCCCGCTCGACCGGGTGGCGTTCGTCCAGACGCCGACCGCCACGGTCGAGGGCGGCGTCGAGGCGACCTCCGATGCCGACGTCCTGTGGACGGCCTTGCAGAGCGACCAGGCGGTCGCGCTGTCGGCGACCGGCAAGTACGTCGTCACCGACCCGAACGCCCCCGTCACGCCCGATCCTGCGGCGACCGATGCGGCTGCCGATCCCGCTGCGCCGGTCGACCCGGCGGCTGCAGGTCCGGTGGCGCTGCCCGACACGATCACGGGCCAGAACGCGGCACAGAACACCTGCACGGCCGGTCGTCCCGAGGAAGACCAGTAGTCACCGGGTGATCGGATGGGGCCGCTTCGCCGCTGGCCCCATCCGATACACTCGATCCTGGTCGGCCGCAGCGTCATGGCGGGCGATCGACCATCAGGAGGGCTGTCCGAGCGGCCGATGGAGCCAGTCTTGAAAACTGGTGGGCAGAAATGTCTCGTGGGTTCGAATCCCACGCCCTCCGCACTCCTTCGCCACACCGTTTCGCACTGTTCTCCACACCCGGATCGGTTGGCCTCGCCGTCGGCTCCGGGGTATCCGGCTGTGCGCTGCACATGCTCCCGTGGTTGAATCGACGAATGCCCCCGCATTCGCCCGACATCGACGAGCCCGCCGGCGACCCCGCGGCTCGACGCACGGCAGACCGTGGGCCACGCCCGAAGAAGCTCGCGACCATCGCCAGACACGGCCGTCTGAAGCGTTCGAGCCCGGTGGCGACGGGCCTGAAGATCCTCGCCTCGACCCTCGCCGTCGCCCTCGTGAGCGGTGGCATCGTCGCCGGTATCGCGCTGTGGGACGTCGCCGCGACGGTGAAACCCGGTGTCGCGCTCGTCGACGCGCAGGGTGAGACGGTCACCGACCTCCCCGCGATCGGCGCCTACCCGGGCGGCGTGAACCTCCTCATCGTCGGCAGCGACTCCCGCGAGGGCCAGGATGAACGGTTCATCGATCCTGAGGTCGAGGCGACGGGCAACCTCAACGACGTCACCATGCTCGTGCACATCTCCGAGGACCACAGCAACGCGACGGTCGTCAGCTTCCCTCGCGACATGTTCGTCTCCATCCCCTCCTGCCCCGACCCGACCGGGGGCTCGTTCGACTCGATGAGTCGGCAGAAGATCAACACCTCGCTCAGCTACGGCGGCCTCGCCTGCACCGCGCTGACGGTGTCGCAGCTCACCGGCCTCGAGATCCCGTTCGCCGCCGAGGTGCAGTTCAGTGGGGTGATGGCGATGTCGACCGCGCTCGGCGGGGTGACGGTGTGCGTCGCAGACCCCATCGAGGACGAGTACACGAACACCTTCCTGTCAGCTGGCGAGCACACGCTCGAAGGGTACGAGGCGCTCCAGTTCCTCCGCACCCGTCACGGCGTCGGCGACGGCAGCGATCTCAGCCGGATCAGCAACCAGCAGGTGTTCCTGTCGGCGATGATGCAGCAGGTGAAGAGCGCCGAGACGCTGACGAACCCCGCCATCCTCTATTCGCTGGCGAAGGCGGCGGCGCAGAACATGCAGCTGTCCGACAGCCTGACGAGTCTCGACACGATGATCGCGATCGCCATGACGCTGCGCGAGGTCGACCTGTCGAACATCGCGTTCGTGCAGTACCCGAACGAGGCCGTCGAGGGTGGTGTCGAGCCGATCGACGACGCCGCGACCGCCCTGTTCGCGGCACTCGCGAACGATCAGCCCATCCAGCTCACAGGTGCCACGGGTGCCGGTGCGGTCGCGAACCCGGCCGACCCTGCTCCCGCAGACCCGGCGGAGGGTGCCGATGCCGGCGCCGACCCGGCGGCGACGGCTCCGCCCGCGGATGCGACCGACACCTCGGCCGGTGCCGTCGTCCTGCCCTCGTCCGTGCAGGGCCAGACCGCCGACCAGCGGACCTGCTCCCGGGGCCGGACCCTCGAGGACCAGTAGTCCTCAGCGCCGGTCCCTGTCCTTCGACAGGCTCAGGAACCGGCATGCGTGCCGTCGCGCAGCCGATCGGGCCGGGGGATTCGTCTCCACGCCCATCTCCGGTTATGCTGGTCGTCGTGCGTCCGTTCGCGAGCGCACATGGAGACGTCGCATAGTTCGGCCTAGTGCACCACCCTGCTAAGGTGGAGTCCCCGTAAGGGGACCGCGGGTTCAAATCCCGCCGTCTCCGCACTGGATCTTCAGCTCGAAACCCTCGCCTCGGCGGGGGTTTCTGCGTTACACGACGCTTGTCGGAGGTGCCAGCGCGGTGCGCCGACGTCACCGCGCCCCTGGTGCGTGAGCGCACCCCTCCGGAGACCCGCGCTCGCGAGTGTGACCCGCGCTCACGTCAGCGCACCGCGTTGGGCAACCCGGCAGGTGTCGGGTGGGGGTGGGTCAGGCGGTGTGGCGGAGCTCGCCGTGGTGGCGGAGTTCACGGAGGATCGCGAACGATCCGGCGTATCGCTCCTCGGTGAGCGTGCCGAGTGCGGCGATCGTCCCTCGGTCGAGGCCGGAGCGGACGGCGACGGCCTGCAGCTCACGACGGGAGAGGGGGAACTCCACGGTCCTGAGGAGGCTCTTGAGGTCGGTGCAGGCAGCGGTCGCCGGTGGTTCCGCCGCGGCTGGGTGAGGTCTGGCTTCCATGTCCACATTGTCGGTACGGCCCCCCGAAAAGGCGACAGCACGGCTCGGTTCTGGCGCGAGAGGACGCTAGCCTGACGTGAAATGATGCGAGGGAGCCGCGCCATGCCTGAGGATCGCGACGACACGCCGCCGCCGACCGACCTCGCCGCCGCCGCGGTCGCCCTCCTGAGCCGTCCGCTGCCGACCTTCGTCACCGAACGGAAGCGGCTCGCCACCACAGCGCGCGAGCACGGTGACACCGATCTCGCCACCGCGATCCTCGCGCTCCGGAAACCGTCGGTCGCCGCCTGGGCGCTCAACGTGCTGGCCGCCCACCAGCCGACAGCCCTGGACGAGCTCGAGCACCTCGGCGCGGAGCTCGCCACGGCCCAGGGCGCAGGCGACGCAGCAGTACTCCGTTCGCTCGGCGCCGACCGGCGCGCCCTTGTCGCGCGGCTCGTCGACACCACCGTCGCGGCGGCCGCTGAGGAGGGCGCGACGCTCTCGTCGACGGTCGTCGAGACGGTGCGCCAGAGCCTGCAGGCCGCGAGCGCCGATGCTGAGTTGGTCGCGCAGCTCTCGACCGGACGGCTGACCGACGCTCCGACCTCGAGCGGTTCGGGGTGGGGTGGCGTCGTCGGCGGCCCCGGCGCGCGACGCGACGACGACGCCGAGGTCTCGGAGGAGCGCGGTCGCCAGACGCAGGGTGACGCTCCGGACGCCGATGATCGCCGCCGACGGCTCCTCGAACGGCTCGACGCGGCCGAACACGAGGCGGAGCTCGCGGAGGGCGCGAGCGAGGAGGCGAACTCGCTCCTCGACGACGCCGCAGTTCGCCGCGCCGACCTGCTCCGCGATCGCGAAGACCTCGCCCGCCGGCTGGACGAGCTGGATGCCGAGCTCACCGACGCCGCTCGCGAACTGGCTCGCCGACAGCGTGAGGCCGATCGCGCGCAGCGTTCCCTGGATGCGGCCCGCGAGGAGACGGGCCGCCTCCGCGCCGCACTCGACGAGTGACCCCGCCGGGCTCCGGTCGGCCGATGCCCAGTGGTCCGCCGGGAAGCGGCTCGCGCACCGCGACATCCCGGCGACCACGGACACCCGGCACGCGCCTAGACTCACCGTGTGGGTGAAGTGCGACAACCGGAAGCAGTCTGGCAGCAAGGGACACAGCAGTTGGAAGCGGAGCGTTCCGAGCGGATGCCGGTGCTCGGGGACGTGCAGCAGCACGATCGCCTGACCCTCGTCGCACCGGATCTCGCGTGCACGATCTGCTCCGCCGCGCTCGTGCTCGGCGACCGGGTGCTGCGGTGCCCGGCCGGGCACAGTTTCGACATCGCGCGCCAGGGGTATGCGTCGCTCGTCGTCGGTGGTCGGACGCCCAAGACCGGCGACACGCAGGAGATGGTCGCCGCCCGCGCGGCCTTCCTGGAGGCGGAGCACTACGAGCCGATCGCCGGTCACGTCGCCAGGACGCTGCCGCTCGCCCGCTTCCTCCCGGACGGCTCAGTCGACGACGACAGCGCCCCGCTCGTCGTGGACATCGCCGGAGGGACCGGCTACTACCTCGGCCGCATCCTCGATGCCCGGCCCGCCTGGCGCGGGTTCGGCTTCGACCTCTCGCCTCTCGCCGCTCGCCGGGCCGCGCGCGCTCACGGCCGGGCCGCCGCCGCGACGGCGGATGCGTGGGCTCCGTTCCCTCTGCAGACGGCGTCGGTCGACCACCTGCTCAGCATCTTCGGTCCGCGCAACGGCGCCGAGATGCGCCGCGTGCTGCGGCCCGACGGACTGCTCACCGTCGTGACCCCGCAGCCCGGTCACCTCGCCGAACTGCGCGACCGGCTCGGCATGATCGGGATCGCCGAGCGCAAGGACGCCCGTCTCGACGCCCAGCTGGAGGGCTTCGAGCTGCGCTCCCGCGAGACCCTGGACTACTCCGTCGAGCTCATGCCGGAAGAGGTGCGCGACGAGGTCCAGATGGGCCCGAGCGCCCACCACCTCGACGACGACGTCTTCGAGCAGGCCATCGCCGACCTGCCCGGATTCACCCGCGTCACCGTCGCTGTCACCGTGAGCGTCTTCGCTCCAGCCTGACCGCAGCCGCGGCGATGGATGGCAGAGGCCGTCGGCCGGGCCGTCGGTGGTGCGTCGATACGATGGAGGGCACTCATCGAAAGGCGCTCATGACGATCACCGCTGCCGCAGACGGCTCCGCCCTCGGCAACCCCGGACCCGCAGGCTGGGCCTGGTATGTCGACGACGACTGCTGGGCGGCCGGCGGATGGCCGCACGGCACGAACAACATGGGTGAGCTGCGCGCCGTCCTCGAACTGTTCCGCGCGACCGAGCACGTGGACGACGACCTCCACATCCTCTGCGACAGCAAATACGTCATCGACTCGATCACGAAGTGGATGCCGGGCTGGAAGAAGAAGGGCTGGAAGAAGGGCGACGGCAAGCCGGTCATGAACCTCGAGCTCATGCAGGAGATCGACGCCGCCATCGCCGGCCGTCGGTACCGGTTCGAGTGGGTCAAGGGACACGTCGGTCACCGGCTCAACGAGGCCGCCGACATCCGTGCCCGCACTGCCGCCGAGGCCTACCAGCGCAAGACGCCGGTGCCGGAGGGACCAGGCTGGACCGGTGCCGGAGCTGCGGAGGCCCCGTCGATCCCCGAGGCCGGCGCCGTCGCTGACGCCGCCTCCGAGACGACCGAGCCGGAGCTGTTCGCCGACCTCGAGGTGGAGGAGGAACGCACCGCTCCCGTGTTCGACGCAGAGGACGACGGCGCGCTGTTCTCACTCGACGTCGAACCGACGTGGCACCAGCTCACCCTCGACCTCACGTCCGACGAGCACGAGCGTCTCGTCCGCCGCGCCCGCGAGGCCGGCACGAGCGTCCAAGAGTTCCTCCGCAGCCTGATCTGATCACCCGGTGCCCCGTTCGTTCGCCCATTCTTGGGCGAGGGGACACCCGTTCGCCCAAGAATGGGCGAACGAATCAGGTCAGCGAGCGGCGGACTCCGGTGCGCCGTCGTCCTCGGGCACGGCGAAGCCGTAGCTCGCGTCGACGAGGATCGGCAGGTGGTCGGAGATCCCGCGACGCAGCGTCTGCACGCGGTCGATCTTCAGGCCGACGGACGTCGCGAAGTCGAAGTGCCCGCGGAACATCTTGTAGCGCGTGTAGGTGCTGCGGTCGCTCAGGCTGAGGTCGTAGCCGCTCTCCTGCATCTTCGTGCCGAGCCCCTTCTGGAAGAGGGGGTAGTTGTAGTCGCCGACCATCAGCGTCGGGACGTCACCCATGGCGTGCAGCTGCTCGTGCGCCGCCTTGATCTGGTGGCGACGCAGCGAGTTGAGTGCGGTGAGGGGCGCGGCGTGGAAGGAGGCGACGATGAGTTCGCGGCCGGCCTCGACATCGGTGAGGCGCGTGCCGATGAGCCGCTCGTGCGCGGGTGCCAGCACCATGTCGTGGAGCGACTTCTTCAGCGCGAAGGTCTGCGTCGACTCGGCGGTGAACCGGTCGCGGCGGTAGTAGATCGCGAGACCCAGGCGGTTGCGGTGGGTGCTGTCCGCGAGGTGCAGGCTGCCGAGCTCGGCAGGGAGCTGCAGGGTGTCCGCCTCCTGCAACGCGAGGACGTCCGGCCCGAACTCTTCGGTGAGCGCGACGAGTTCGCCGCTGGCCTTGTTCTTGCGGAGGTTGTAGCTGATGACCTTCATCCCAGCCTCACATTCTGTTGGCAGAGCTCAAGACTACGGTCCTCACCGCCGTCGGATGCTCTGGACGGGCCCGGACGACGGTGCGTCGCCGGACGAGGGCGGTCAGGAACGGGTGTCGACGACCGTGAGTCGCTGGGTGGCACGGGTGAGCGCGACGTAGCGGAGCGACAACGCCGACCGGCCCGAGCCGCCCAACTGCTCCGGCTGGACGAGGACGACGCTGTCGAACTCGAGCCCCTTGCTCTCGCGCGCGGTCCCGCTCCACACCCTGGTGCGGTCGGCTCCCGCATCGGCGAGCAGCGCGTCGATGTCCGCCAGCAGTGGGCGGGGCGCGATGACGCCGGCAATCCCGACGTGTGCGGTGATCGCTTCGATCGCCGCCCGCACGGCCGTCGCTGCGAGCTCCCCGGGGCCGACGGAGAGCTGCACGGGCTCCTCCTCGCCGCGACGGATCGACACGGGCGCAGGGGACTCCGGGTCGAGTTCGAGGCGGACCGGGTCGGCGAGGTCCATGATCTGCTCGGGCGTCCGGTAGTTGACGGTGAGGAGCTCCTGCGTCCACCGGGGGAGCTGCGGGCCGAGCAGCTCCTGCCAGCTGGAACGCGTGGCCGAGGTGCTCTGCTGGTTGATGTCGCCGACGAGCGTCATGGACCGGTTCGGTCCGCGGCGCAGGATCGCGCGTAGGAGCATCGGGGTCAGTTCCTGCGCCTCGTCGATGATGACGTGGCCGTAGACCCAGGTGCGGTCGGAGGCCGCGCGCTCCGCCGGGCTCCGGTCGTCTTCGATGGTCTGCCGGTCGGCGAGGTCCTGCGCGGAACGCAGGTAGTCGTCGTCCTGGGCCTCGTCGTCGATGCTGATGTCGCCGATCATCTCGAGCACGCTGCGTGCATACTCCACGTCGTGGCGGCGCTCGTAGGCGGCTCGACGCTGGCGTTCCAGCTCGGGCCGCTGGTCTTCCCCGATGAGTTCGGCCGCTTCGTCGACGAGGGCGATGTCGCCAGGGGTGAGGCGGTCGGCCCAGGCGGTGTCGCCGGTGCTGTCGGGGTCGGCGGGCGCACGGAGCAGGAGTCGACGCTCCTCGTCCGTGTGGTCCGGCGTCACGCGCGCCAGCAGCTCGGCATCGGTGAAGAGGCGGTCGATGATCTCGGCCGGGTCGAGGATCGGCCACATCGTGTCGAGCAGCTCCTCGACCTCGGGCTCCTCGCTCAGCTCTTGCCGGCGTTCGTCGGCGTCCTCGCCCGTGCGGGGCTCGAAGCCGTCGCGCTTCGCCTCGAGGCCGATGAGGTGCGTCAGGACGGCCCGGTCGAATCGCAGCTTCGCTTCGTTGTGGGGGGTGCCGGAGCGTTCGATGCCGGCCTTGATCCGGCGCAGGACCCCCGGGGTCACCCGCAGGGGGCCGTCGCCGGCGATGCGGATCGTCACCGCTTCGTCGAGCGGCACCTGTCGTTCGCGGACGGCGCGGGCGACCACGTCGGCCATGCGCAGCTGCCCCTTGAGCTCCGCGACGTCGAGCGAGTCCTCGGCGTGCGCGTCGAGGCCGGGGACGAGCGTCGCCGGCGTGACGAGCACGACGGCCGTCTCGCCGAGCGAGGGCAGCACCCGGCTGATGTAGTCGAGGAAGGTCGAGTTCGGCCCGACGATGAGCACGACGCTCCGCATGAGGCGCTCGCGGTGCTCGTAGAGGAGATAGGCGGCGCGGTGGAGGGCGACGGCGGTCTTGCCCGTGCCCGGCCCGCCCTGCACGAGGAGGGTGCCGGGCAGGGGTGCGCGGATGATCGCGTCCTGCTCGGCCTGGATGGTGTCGACGATGTCGGCCATGTGCTTGGTCCGTGCGCGACCGAGAGCGGCGAGCAACGCGCCGGACTCGCCGATGCCGCTCGGCTCGTCCTCGCTGAGCAGCGTGGTGTCGAGGACCTCGTCGTGCACCTCGGTGACACGGCGGCCGGCCGTCCCGATGCGCCGACGGAGGCGCAGCCCCTCGGGGCGCAGCGGCGTCGCGGTGTAGAACGGGCGCGAGGCCGGGGCGCGCCAGTCGAGCAGCAGCTGGTCACCGCTCTCCGGGTCGCGCAGGCCGATGCGTCCGATGTGGTGACGTTCCTCGGTCTCGCGCTCGAGCAGGCCGAACAGCAGACCGTAGCTGGACGACCGCAGCTCGACCATCCGCTGACGGTGATGGGCGACCAGGGCGTCACGTTCCGAGAAGCTGGAGTCGTCGTCGCCGTCGAAGGCCCGGAGGGCGAGCTCGGAGCGTCGTTCCTCGAGGTCCGACTGCGTCCGGATCACGTCGTGCAGCCGGTCGAGGTGGTCCTGTTCCTCGGCGATCGCGTCGTTCTGCACGGTGCTCCTTCTGGGTGTGGCGCGGTCCGTGTTCCGGGTTCCCTGCGAGGACCGCACGAATACGGTAGTCGCTTTCCAGCGCCTCACCGTCCCTGGAGGCGAAGCTCCCAGAGAGCTGGTGGGTGCGCGTGGCCCCGGGATCGGCACCGGATCGCGGCTGATCGATAGGCTGGCGGGCATGAGCGCACCGGACGGATGGAAGCCGCAACCCCCTGCACCGCAGGAGGCGTACCCGCAGCAGCCCACTCCGCCGCAATCCGGGGCCGTGCAGCCGTACGTCCAGCCGTATCCGGCGCAGCCGTACGCGCAGCAGTACCCGGTACAGCAGTACCCCGTGCAGCCCTACGCGCAGCAGCCGTACGCGCAGCAGCCGTACGCGCAGCCGATGTATCCGGCCCCCTACCCCTACCCCCAGTCACCGCCGCGTGGACTGAGCATCTCCAGCATGGTGATCGGCCTGGTCTCCCTGTTCTTCGGGTTCACCTTCCTGCTCCCGATCGTCGGCTTCGTGCTCGGACTCATGGCGCTCAAGCGGGAGCCGACCGGTCGGGCCATGGCGATCACGGGCGTCGTCCTCAACGGACTGTTCCTCCTCGGGTGGGCGGCGCTCGTCGTGCTCTGGGTGTTCGTCATCGGCGGCCTGCTCGCCGGCGTCGGCGGCGCGGCCTCGACCGGCATCAGCGCCTAGCGGGACCGGTCCGGTCGGCGACCCGGTCAGCCGGCGGGGACGACCGTGCTGACCATCGAGAGCACCACGGCGCCGTCGACCTCTTCGCGTTCGAGCCAGACCGCGATGCTCGAGAACTCGGTGAGCGAGGCGGCGTGCGTCCCGCCGCACGCGAGGACCGCCGGCCCGCCCGGCAGCTCGCAGTGCCACCGGCGGCGATCCGTGAGCTCGTCGCCGTCACGGTCGATCCGGACCGCTGCACCGCTGTCCAGCCAGCCGTCGAGGGTCTCGCGGATGCGTGCGCCGAGCGCCTCGAGGTCGTCGAGGGCGGCCGGGTCGAAGCCCTTCCGCCGGAGTGACTTGCCGATGCGGTAGCGGTCGGTCGACGCGTGCGGCGCGATCCTGGAGGACTCGCAGGCGAGCGCGTCGAAGTCCGGTGCGCCCAGGGTGTCGAGGACGACCTCCTTCCGCCAGGCGTCTGCGAGTGCGGCGTTCAGGGCGAGGGAGGCGAGGTGGCAGCCGGTGTGTCCGGCCGACAACGCGTGACGGGTGGCGGCGTCGACCTCGATGCGCGCCGTCGCGCCCTCGATCGCTCCGGCTGCGGTCGTCGCGTCGCGCGCAATGAGGTGGACGACGAGGAAGGCCCAGCCCTCGGTGCCCTTCTTCACCGGGACGGCGTCGCCGAGGTACAGCTCGGTGCCGTCCGTCGCGCCCACGACACAGTCGAGCACCGCGACCTCCCGGCCGTCGTCACCGTCGCCGAACCGGATGGTCGCCTGATCGGCGGGCTGGTCGGGCCACGCGGCGTCGACGGGGTGGCAGGCCGTCTCGTCGAGCACGACGGCGACGCGGTCGCCGACGGTCTCGACGTGCAGCACCGTGCCCGTCGAGACGAGGGCTCCTGCGGGGTAGGTGACGCGCGTGTCCGCGGTGGGGAGGGTCATGTCTCCACGCTAGCGCGAGCGCCTCTGATGCCCGGAGTCCACTGTCAACCCCGGGAAACCGTGGAAGGTCCCCCGTAGAGTCACGGGACACGGGGCGCGACGCGCTCCGCGGAGAGGAGTGCATCATGACGGATCAGCAGGACCAGCGTTCAGGCGACGACCTCGCGACCGGTGAGGCCGGAGCCGACCAGGAGGCCTGGGAAGGCGCCGACATCGACACGGCCGAGCTCGTGAGCTCCGACCAGACGACCGCCGGCTCGGGCTCGGACGGCTCGAGCCAGACCGTCGACGGCACGGGCTCCGAGGACGCCGCTCCCGCCGAGGAGCAGGCGACCGAAGAGGCCGTCGAGACCCCGGCGCCGTCGACCGAGCTCGACGAGCCGCTGGGCGACGCCGACGCCGACGGTTCGACCGACCACCAGCCCGACTCGGGGCCCGCCTCCGAGGTCACCGATGACGCACGTGAGGTCTACGACACCGCTCCCGACTGAGCGATCACCGGAACGACGCCCGACGGGCCGTCCTCGTGCACCTGCACGACGGCGGCCCGTCGTGTCGTGTCGGGAGTTCCTCGCGGGGGCGGCCGGTGCTGCGTGCGAGGACGATCCCCGAGGAGGCCCCGTTCAGATCGGGAGCAGCGACCAGACGACGGCGAGCGCGACGAGGGCGGCCGCCCCGGCGATCGCCAGGCCGTTGAGTGCGCGGTGCTCCACCATGATCGCGACGTACTCGCGGAGGAACGCGCTCGGCACGTAGTACGCGGCCGTCGGCGAACCGATCACCTGCGCGTCGCTGCCGATGGACCGCGCGAGGAGGGCGGCGCGGAGGACGTGGTAGTTGTTCGTGACGACGAGGGTGTCACCGTCCCGGCCGCTCGACTCCTGCAGCTCGCGCGAGCGGAGCAGGTTCTCGCGCGTGCTCGTCGATTCGGTCTCGGGGAGCACGTCCGCCGGTTCGGCGCCGTTCGCGATGAGGTACTCCGCCATGGCGACGCCCTCGGGTCTCGGCTCGTCCTCCCCCTGGCCGCCAGAGGGGATCAGGAGCGGCCGGCGCGTGCCCGGACGTGCGGCGCGATGGATGCGGAGCGCGAGGTCCAGGCGGCTGCGCAGCAGGGGAGGGACTTCGCCGTCGATCAGACCTGAGCCGAGGATGACGACCACGTCGGGCGTGACGGTGTGCCGGAAGCGGCTGTAGACCAGGGAGTAGACGCCGAACGCCGCGAAGGTCGCCGCCGCGTAGAAGCACGCGAATCCGAGGAGGACCCCCACGGCGACGAGGAGGATCGCGGCCCAGGACGGGAGCGAGCTCAGGTCGAGTCCGAGCACGAGGAGGACGGCGAGCACCGGGAGGACGAGGATCGCGACCCCCGCGAAGAGCGAGAGGAGGTTGCCCAGGCTCCGTCCCTCGAGCCGGATCATGGTGATGCCGTTCCCGATGAGGAGCACGGCGAGCACGCCGACGAGCAGGACCGCGCCGAACGCCGCCAGCAGCACCGTGAACGGCGTCGTGCGGGAGGCCTCCGTGAGGAGGGCGACAAGCCCGCAGGCGATGGCTGCGACGAGGAAGACACCGTTGCGTAGGCGGCGTGCGTCGCGGCGTCGACTCGCGAGGTACAGCACGGCGAAGACGACGGCCGGGAGCAACATGATCATGTCCTCATCCTGCCCGACGGTCCGTCCCGGCCCGATCCTCCGCCTCGGATCGCGTCGACCGCTACGATCGCGGTGGTTTCGGCGTCATCGCCTTGAGGGTCGCCTCCTCGGCGTCGATGGCGGCCAGGACCGCGGCGACGGCCGGCTCCTGGTAACGGCCCTCCGCGCGCGCGGCGAGGAGCGCCTCCCGTTCCG is part of the Plantibacter sp. Leaf314 genome and encodes:
- a CDS encoding UvrD-helicase domain-containing protein, which encodes MQNDAIAEEQDHLDRLHDVIRTQSDLEERRSELALRAFDGDDDSSFSERDALVAHHRQRMVELRSSSYGLLFGLLERETEERHHIGRIGLRDPESGDQLLLDWRAPASRPFYTATPLRPEGLRLRRRIGTAGRRVTEVHDEVLDTTLLSEDEPSGIGESGALLAALGRARTKHMADIVDTIQAEQDAIIRAPLPGTLLVQGGPGTGKTAVALHRAAYLLYEHRERLMRSVVLIVGPNSTFLDYISRVLPSLGETAVVLVTPATLVPGLDAHAEDSLDVAELKGQLRMADVVARAVRERQVPLDEAVTIRIAGDGPLRVTPGVLRRIKAGIERSGTPHNEAKLRFDRAVLTHLIGLEAKRDGFEPRTGEDADERRQELSEEPEVEELLDTMWPILDPAEIIDRLFTDAELLARVTPDHTDEERRLLLRAPADPDSTGDTAWADRLTPGDIALVDEAAELIGEDQRPELERQRRAAYERRHDVEYARSVLEMIGDISIDDEAQDDDYLRSAQDLADRQTIEDDRSPAERAASDRTWVYGHVIIDEAQELTPMLLRAILRRGPNRSMTLVGDINQQSTSATRSSWQELLGPQLPRWTQELLTVNYRTPEQIMDLADPVRLELDPESPAPVSIRRGEEEPVQLSVGPGELAATAVRAAIEAITAHVGIAGVIAPRPLLADIDALLADAGADRTRVWSGTARESKGLEFDSVVLVQPEQLGGSGRSALSLRYVALTRATQRLTVVDTRS
- a CDS encoding DUF4190 domain-containing protein, with translation MSAPDGWKPQPPAPQEAYPQQPTPPQSGAVQPYVQPYPAQPYAQQYPVQQYPVQPYAQQPYAQQPYAQPMYPAPYPYPQSPPRGLSISSMVIGLVSLFFGFTFLLPIVGFVLGLMALKREPTGRAMAITGVVLNGLFLLGWAALVVLWVFVIGGLLAGVGGAASTGISA
- a CDS encoding YdcF family protein; translation: MIMLLPAVVFAVLYLASRRRDARRLRNGVFLVAAIACGLVALLTEASRTTPFTVLLAAFGAVLLVGVLAVLLIGNGITMIRLEGRSLGNLLSLFAGVAILVLPVLAVLLVLGLDLSSLPSWAAILLVAVGVLLGFACFYAAATFAAFGVYSLVYSRFRHTVTPDVVVILGSGLIDGEVPPLLRSRLDLALRIHRAARPGTRRPLLIPSGGQGEDEPRPEGVAMAEYLIANGAEPADVLPETESTSTRENLLRSRELQESSGRDGDTLVVTNNYHVLRAALLARSIGSDAQVIGSPTAAYYVPSAFLREYVAIMVEHRALNGLAIAGAAALVALAVVWSLLPI